From Phycisphaerae bacterium, one genomic window encodes:
- a CDS encoding CvpA family protein yields MALNLFALLFVLGITFVHSIFGLYSGILNLACCVFALAVAFGYVDPLNDLLTGTLNLHPSYTEPLALVLLFIVTVFILRTLSDLFLRGNVRVPMYVDWIGGAACGFFVGQITIGVLIIGFLMLPWGGRALGYSRYERDPENRTYRDAELPPDEKMQDERVAFVRHHVWLRSDAFAAGLFKLLSNGSLRGPTTFASVYPDYPTWVFWSGNTVQPESLTAPIRDDKGDGFKNGLKVESWWEQTTPLTADDTRYRRLKPDKSNEKPPYEPIAYKVQPGNRLIGVRLTLERAAADRDKQSAYHRFRPSMIRLVGDVKLPDGTAEPQQYIPQMLGGVDSAIESKIRIVDLDNNFGMSGDKTATVDAYFEVKEGFQPRFLEYRRHARAALSDGQKAKSAPGDRLAAEAQGGTGRDRATGPARFIDTVNRGVTGDRDRLPFVMSIDKLRPISSVELAGTTLASARVDGDRAVFEVPEKEAEGNVARFKLPEGKRLFQLETKPRKAKSLPGQVMNFVGSVTNQYKAVDSSGESYDLVGYYAIVKKGDQTYFELVYVPDDPSFRQMLDFKDKSVRTLLQDQDDAVLGLIFAVPPGKDLVAVSSQGGRVEFETSFRMQSE; encoded by the coding sequence ATGGCTCTCAATCTCTTCGCCCTGCTCTTCGTGCTCGGCATCACGTTCGTGCACTCGATCTTCGGGCTCTATAGCGGCATCCTGAACCTGGCGTGCTGCGTGTTTGCGCTGGCCGTGGCGTTCGGCTACGTCGACCCGCTCAACGACCTGCTGACCGGCACGCTCAACCTGCACCCTTCGTACACCGAGCCGTTGGCCCTGGTGCTGCTCTTCATCGTCACGGTCTTCATCCTGCGAACCCTGAGCGATCTGTTCCTGCGCGGCAACGTCCGGGTCCCGATGTACGTGGACTGGATCGGCGGCGCGGCGTGCGGGTTCTTCGTCGGACAGATCACCATCGGCGTGCTGATCATCGGCTTCCTCATGCTGCCGTGGGGCGGGCGGGCGCTGGGCTACTCACGTTATGAGCGCGATCCGGAGAACCGCACCTATCGCGATGCCGAACTGCCGCCGGACGAGAAGATGCAGGACGAACGTGTCGCCTTCGTGCGCCACCACGTCTGGCTGCGCTCGGACGCCTTTGCCGCCGGGTTGTTCAAGCTGCTCAGCAACGGCAGTCTCCGTGGCCCGACCACGTTCGCGAGCGTCTACCCCGACTACCCCACCTGGGTTTTCTGGAGCGGCAACACGGTGCAACCGGAGTCGCTTACGGCGCCGATCCGCGACGACAAGGGGGACGGCTTCAAGAACGGCCTGAAAGTTGAATCATGGTGGGAGCAGACCACCCCGCTGACTGCGGATGACACGCGCTACCGCCGGCTCAAGCCCGACAAGTCCAATGAGAAACCGCCGTACGAGCCGATCGCGTACAAGGTCCAGCCCGGCAACCGGCTGATCGGCGTGCGGCTCACCCTCGAGCGTGCCGCTGCCGACCGCGACAAGCAGTCGGCCTACCACCGCTTCCGCCCGTCGATGATCCGCCTCGTCGGCGACGTCAAGCTCCCGGATGGCACGGCCGAGCCACAGCAGTACATTCCGCAGATGCTGGGCGGGGTGGACTCGGCGATCGAATCCAAGATTCGCATCGTGGACCTCGACAACAACTTCGGGATGTCCGGGGACAAGACCGCGACGGTCGACGCCTATTTCGAGGTCAAGGAAGGCTTCCAGCCGCGCTTCCTCGAATATCGTCGCCACGCGCGGGCGGCCCTGAGCGACGGCCAGAAGGCCAAGTCAGCGCCGGGCGACCGGCTCGCCGCGGAGGCCCAGGGCGGCACCGGCAGAGACCGCGCCACCGGCCCGGCACGCTTCATCGACACCGTCAACCGGGGCGTGACCGGCGACCGCGATCGGCTCCCGTTCGTCATGAGCATCGACAAGCTGCGGCCGATCTCGTCCGTGGAGCTCGCCGGCACGACCCTGGCCAGCGCGCGCGTGGACGGCGACCGGGCGGTGTTCGAGGTTCCGGAGAAGGAGGCCGAGGGCAACGTGGCGCGCTTCAAGCTGCCGGAGGGCAAACGCCTCTTCCAGCTTGAGACGAAGCCGCGCAAGGCCAAGTCGCTGCCCGGCCAGGTGATGAACTTCGTCGGCTCGGTTACGAACCAGTACAAGGCCGTCGACAGCAGCGGCGAGAGCTATGACCTCGTCGGCTATTACGCGATCGTAAAGAAGGGCGACCAGACGTACTTCGAGCTGGTTTACGTCCCGGACGACCCCAGCTTCCGCCAGATGCTCGATTTCAAGGACAAGTCGGTGCGGACGCTATTGCAGGACCAGGACGACGCCGTGCTCGGACTGATCTTCGCCGTCCCGCCAGGGAAGGACCTCGTGGCGGTGAGCAGCCAAGGTGGCCGCGTCGAATTCGAGACGTCGTTCCGTATGCAGTCGGAGTAG